From a region of the Fischerella sp. JS2 genome:
- the hisA gene encoding 1-(5-phosphoribosyl)-5-[(5-phosphoribosylamino)methylideneamino]imidazole-4-carboxamide isomerase, whose protein sequence is MEVIPAIDLLEGRCVRLYQGDYDRSQVFSENPVDVAKQWVEEGATRLHLVDLDGAKAGKLVNLKAIEAIAQAVSVPIEVGGGLRTRDSVQQLFNLGVQWAIVGTVAVEQPQLVQQLCQEFPQQIIIGIDARNGKVATRGWLETSEVLATQLAVQMQELGAAAVIYTDIHRDGTLAGPNLDALRELAAAINIPVIASGGVSSLTDLLSLLALEPQGVTGVIIGRALYTGDISVSEAVRAIGPGRIQDIPPDLGFSAFA, encoded by the coding sequence ATGGAAGTTATTCCAGCGATAGATTTACTAGAAGGTCGTTGTGTGCGACTTTATCAGGGAGACTACGATCGCTCACAAGTTTTTAGCGAAAATCCGGTGGATGTTGCTAAACAATGGGTTGAGGAGGGTGCAACAAGACTTCATTTAGTTGATTTGGATGGAGCGAAAGCTGGTAAATTAGTAAACTTAAAGGCAATAGAAGCGATCGCTCAAGCAGTGTCTGTACCGATTGAAGTGGGTGGAGGTTTGCGGACACGAGACAGCGTACAGCAGCTGTTTAATTTAGGCGTACAATGGGCTATTGTGGGAACTGTGGCTGTAGAACAACCGCAGTTAGTGCAACAACTTTGTCAAGAATTTCCCCAACAGATTATCATCGGCATTGATGCTCGTAATGGCAAAGTAGCGACTCGTGGTTGGTTGGAAACTTCAGAAGTACTTGCCACACAACTGGCTGTGCAAATGCAAGAATTAGGAGCAGCAGCAGTAATTTACACAGATATCCATCGAGACGGTACTCTTGCAGGGCCAAACTTAGATGCTTTACGCGAACTAGCTGCTGCAATCAATATTCCTGTAATTGCTTCTGGTGGAGTTAGTTCGCTCACGGATCTCCTTAGTTTGTTAGCATTAGAACCTCAAGGTGTCACAGGTGTTATTATTGGGCGTGCCTTATACACAGGTGATATCTCTGTCTCAGAAGCAGTTCGGGCTATTGGTCCGGGGCGTATTCAAGATATACCGCCAGATTTAGGTTTTTCAGCTTTTGCTTAG
- a CDS encoding DUF2499 domain-containing protein produces MHVLSIPTWIIHVSSVIEWIAAIWLIWQYGEVTGNRAWWTLSLAMLPALVSAMCACTWHYFENAASLEWLVTLQATMTLVGNITLWAAAAWIWRNAKSTTIATQVTSTEGIKSKQ; encoded by the coding sequence ATGCACGTTCTTTCAATTCCCACCTGGATTATTCACGTTTCTAGCGTTATCGAGTGGATTGCTGCCATTTGGCTAATTTGGCAATACGGTGAAGTGACTGGCAACCGTGCTTGGTGGACATTATCTTTGGCTATGTTACCAGCTTTAGTGAGTGCAATGTGTGCCTGCACCTGGCACTATTTTGAGAATGCAGCATCACTAGAATGGTTGGTCACGCTTCAAGCTACCATGACTTTAGTTGGTAATATTACGCTTTGGGCAGCTGCGGCGTGGATTTGGCGCAATGCTAAATCTACAACTATAGCTACTCAAGTCACTTCTACAGAAGGTATTAAATCGAAGCAATGA
- a CDS encoding class I SAM-dependent methyltransferase gives MQLQRMLILLVTGISAASLSVAGCTNQQGNVQADAQTPAIKTQFQETPKADVPYVPTSQEVVNAMLQLAQVNKNDVVYDLGSGDGRIPITAAQKYGVRRAVGVEINPELVQESKANAQKAGVSDRVTFQQQDLFQTQFDDATVVTLYLLPDVNLRLRPKLLQELKPGTRIVSHAFDMGDWKPQKTVQVQNSTLYLWVVPEQVPNNLLQ, from the coding sequence ATGCAATTACAACGAATGCTAATTTTACTTGTGACTGGAATTAGTGCTGCAAGTTTAAGTGTGGCTGGTTGTACGAATCAGCAGGGTAATGTGCAAGCAGATGCACAAACACCAGCTATAAAAACTCAGTTCCAAGAGACTCCAAAAGCTGATGTACCCTATGTACCAACTTCACAAGAAGTAGTAAATGCAATGTTGCAACTGGCACAAGTTAATAAAAATGATGTGGTTTACGATCTTGGGAGTGGAGACGGACGTATTCCAATCACCGCAGCCCAAAAATATGGTGTTCGTCGTGCCGTAGGTGTAGAAATCAATCCCGAACTTGTGCAGGAAAGCAAAGCCAATGCCCAAAAAGCAGGAGTAAGCGATCGCGTTACATTCCAACAACAAGATTTATTTCAAACCCAGTTTGATGATGCAACGGTAGTAACACTATACTTGCTGCCTGATGTGAATTTGAGACTCCGACCCAAACTTTTACAAGAACTCAAACCAGGCACTCGTATTGTTTCCCATGCCTTTGATATGGGTGATTGGAAACCACAGAAGACGGTGCAGGTACAAAACTCAACTCTTTATCTATGGGTTGTTCCCGAGCAGGTTCCGAATAATTTGCTTCAATAA
- a CDS encoding DUF3593 domain-containing protein codes for MISKETLFILSLFPYLGFLWFISRVKQMPRLALYGFYCTLVFVGVTIPAGIYAQLHYNQSLANVDWLHGSAEFFLTLANILIVLGFRQAVIKETRE; via the coding sequence ATGATTTCAAAAGAAACCCTGTTTATCCTCTCACTGTTTCCCTACTTGGGTTTCTTGTGGTTTATTAGTAGAGTCAAGCAGATGCCACGCTTGGCATTATACGGGTTTTACTGCACCCTGGTGTTTGTCGGTGTCACTATCCCAGCTGGGATTTATGCTCAACTGCACTATAATCAATCTTTGGCAAATGTTGATTGGTTGCATGGAAGTGCAGAATTTTTTTTGACGCTTGCTAATATCTTGATTGTGCTGGGTTTTCGGCAAGCAGTGATTAAAGAGACTAGGGAGTAG
- a CDS encoding response regulator transcription factor, producing the protein MHTSESTKYSPTTDIGQRSRILVVEDEELIREMIVLALEEEGYGVVTAADGRSAVEQLKSFEANSGESTFDLVILDLMLPHINGLDVCRLLRYQGNPVPILMLSAKGSETDRVLGLEVGADDYLTKPFSMRELVARCRALLRRQRLSSLPQLPALQYKEITLYPQECRVLVRGQEVSLSPKEFRLLELFMSYARRVWSREQLLDQVWGPDFVGDSKTVDVHIRWLREKLEQDPSRPEYIVTVRGFGYRFG; encoded by the coding sequence ATGCATACTAGTGAATCAACTAAGTATTCTCCAACGACTGACATCGGTCAAAGAAGTCGTATTTTAGTTGTCGAAGATGAAGAACTAATCCGAGAAATGATAGTTCTGGCTTTGGAGGAGGAGGGCTATGGAGTAGTAACAGCGGCAGATGGGCGCTCAGCCGTAGAACAGTTAAAAAGTTTTGAAGCCAACTCAGGGGAATCTACTTTTGATTTAGTCATCCTAGATTTGATGCTGCCTCACATTAATGGTTTAGATGTCTGCCGCTTGCTGCGCTATCAAGGCAACCCAGTACCTATTCTCATGCTCAGTGCAAAAGGTAGTGAAACTGATCGTGTTTTAGGTCTGGAAGTGGGAGCTGATGACTATTTAACCAAACCTTTTAGTATGAGGGAATTAGTTGCCAGGTGTCGTGCTTTGCTACGTCGCCAGCGTCTAAGCAGTTTACCACAACTACCAGCACTACAGTATAAAGAAATTACTCTATATCCACAAGAATGCCGCGTCTTAGTTCGTGGTCAGGAGGTAAGTCTCTCACCAAAGGAATTCCGCTTGTTAGAACTGTTTATGAGTTACGCCCGCAGAGTATGGTCACGGGAACAGTTACTAGATCAGGTTTGGGGACCAGATTTTGTCGGAGACAGTAAAACAGTTGATGTTCACATCCGTTGGTTACGGGAAAAATTAGAGCAAGATCCTAGCCGTCCTGAATATATTGTGACTGTACGTGGTTTTGGTTATAGATTTGGCTAA
- a CDS encoding pentapeptide repeat-containing protein, whose protein sequence is MDANDILKRYAAGNRHFLQVSLQRVNLNDICLIGINFGQSNLSGANLSGACLRGANLNEAKLVEATLWRTDLRDCLLIWADLSKGCLIRAMLTKADLHNAMLTRADLRLADLRYADLSNTNLEGADLRYADLTGANLAGANLSKTNLTGANLSKVDLYNANMSKAVLSRTDLRDADISCTNMDDIDLCDVNLSGACLPESLFSYALELTN, encoded by the coding sequence ATGGATGCTAATGACATTCTCAAACGCTATGCTGCGGGCAACAGACATTTTTTGCAAGTGAGCTTGCAACGAGTTAACTTGAATGATATTTGTTTAATTGGAATTAACTTTGGTCAGAGTAATTTGAGTGGGGCTAATCTATCAGGAGCTTGTTTGCGTGGAGCAAATTTAAATGAAGCAAAATTGGTAGAAGCAACTCTATGGAGGACTGATTTAAGGGATTGTCTATTGATTTGGGCTGATTTGAGCAAAGGTTGCCTAATTCGAGCAATGCTCACAAAAGCCGATTTGCACAACGCCATGTTAACTAGAGCAGACCTGCGGCTAGCTGATTTACGCTATGCTGACCTAAGTAATACAAATCTAGAAGGTGCGGATCTACGCTATGCCGACCTAACTGGTGCTAATTTGGCAGGCGCAAATCTGAGCAAGACAAATTTAACTGGTGCTAATTTGAGTAAAGTAGACTTGTATAATGCGAATATGTCTAAAGCTGTTTTATCAAGAACAGATTTGCGTGATGCGGATATAAGTTGTACAAATATGGATGATATTGATCTATGTGATGTGAATTTGAGTGGCGCTTGTTTGCCTGAATCATTATTTTCCTATGCTTTAGAATTAACAAATTAA
- a CDS encoding APC family permease encodes MKRENHALSKQTGTTEVAAPKPSLAFGDAVALIVGIVIGAGIFESPALVAANAGSNVAVLLLWLTGGAISFIGALCYAELATTYPHVGGNYHYLKRAFGQKVAFLFAWARMIVIQTGSIALLAFVFGDYISQILPLGAFSSAIYAASAIAVLTALNIFGLQQGKWTQNLLTLAKVLGLLLVVIIGLSFATPPGVKTSGYSSTSEGTWGLAMVFVLLSYGGWNEAAYISAEIKNKQRNIARSLLWSIGIITSIYLLINLAYLRGLGLVEMAQSQAVAATLMRQALGEVGALFISLLVAVSALGAINATILTGARTNYALAQDFSLFRFMGNWQYQKSTPAMAFLLQSAISLALVGLGSITRNGFETMVDYTAPVFWFFFLLSGISLFILRMREPYISRPFQVPLYPWLPLLFCLVCSYLLYSSLAYTGVGALVGVVAVICAIPLLYLDRYLFRNR; translated from the coding sequence ATGAAACGTGAAAATCATGCTTTATCAAAGCAGACAGGAACAACTGAAGTTGCAGCACCGAAGCCTTCACTGGCATTTGGCGATGCTGTAGCTTTAATAGTCGGTATTGTCATCGGGGCGGGCATTTTTGAAAGCCCTGCTTTGGTTGCGGCTAATGCAGGTAGTAATGTTGCTGTACTGCTGTTGTGGTTAACAGGAGGTGCGATATCTTTCATTGGGGCTTTATGTTACGCCGAGTTAGCGACGACTTATCCCCATGTGGGAGGTAATTACCATTATCTCAAGCGCGCCTTTGGGCAGAAAGTCGCCTTTTTATTTGCCTGGGCGCGGATGATAGTCATTCAAACAGGTTCAATTGCTCTGTTAGCATTTGTTTTTGGTGATTATATCTCCCAAATTTTGCCACTTGGAGCCTTTTCCTCTGCCATTTATGCAGCAAGTGCGATCGCTGTATTAACAGCATTAAACATTTTCGGTTTGCAGCAGGGTAAATGGACACAAAACTTACTAACGCTGGCAAAAGTCCTTGGCTTGCTGTTAGTGGTGATCATTGGACTTTCCTTTGCAACTCCTCCTGGGGTTAAAACCTCAGGCTATTCCTCTACTTCTGAAGGCACTTGGGGATTAGCAATGGTGTTTGTCTTACTATCCTATGGTGGATGGAACGAGGCAGCTTATATCTCAGCAGAAATCAAAAATAAACAGCGAAATATAGCCCGTTCACTACTTTGGAGTATTGGCATTATCACCAGCATTTACCTGTTGATTAATCTAGCTTACTTACGGGGATTGGGATTGGTGGAAATGGCCCAGTCACAAGCAGTCGCAGCTACTTTGATGCGTCAGGCTTTAGGTGAAGTGGGAGCATTATTTATCAGTTTGCTGGTTGCAGTTTCTGCTTTAGGGGCAATTAACGCCACTATCTTAACTGGGGCACGTACCAACTACGCCTTAGCACAGGACTTTTCACTGTTTCGATTTATGGGAAATTGGCAGTATCAAAAAAGTACTCCTGCTATGGCTTTTCTGTTGCAGAGTGCGATTTCCCTGGCTTTGGTGGGGCTAGGCAGTATCACCCGCAACGGCTTTGAAACAATGGTAGACTACACAGCCCCTGTATTTTGGTTTTTCTTCCTGCTTTCTGGCATATCGCTATTTATATTGCGAATGCGAGAACCCTATATCAGTCGCCCATTTCAAGTCCCACTTTATCCTTGGTTGCCTTTGCTATTTTGTCTTGTCTGTAGCTACTTACTCTACTCCAGCTTGGCTTATACCGGAGTGGGGGCGCTAGTTGGTGTGGTGGCGGTGATTTGTGCAATCCCGTTGCTGTACTTGGATCGCTACTTGTTTAGGAATAGGTGA
- a CDS encoding translocation/assembly module TamB domain-containing protein, whose amino-acid sequence MTGSPNPDNQPQSHDNRRFWFLLLSRTGMTIGVILLVGIAGGAWWAWTFINNKLAPLVQTNLQQLLGRPVQVGKVEDFSWNSLRFGPSSVPATPTDPDNLKTKAVQVQFDPWQLITNRTLKLNVTLVQPDIYIEQDQQGRWVTTTIKPSAEEQTGFIQTELEGIEVKSGDVTLQPTSQTQKPKATVGFNQVNGAARFLERNQLITFKLNSQPANGGDLQIVGNTRPRIGQTNLKINASQLLASDLSRLVETPVDIQAGRVSGDLTVQLQPKQPEIALFGTVGLNQITAQVANLPTKISNTTGQLNFQNQQIALENVTTLYGSVPVQAQGTINTQTGYNLTAQVKPVQLKNVLNSLNVKLPVPVAGTVQANIKVQGALQKPIATGTVSTVQAAQIDRLIFNQISTGLRLTPNELVFANIQATPKVGGKITGSGRVGLGNQNRVAFNLQGQNLPGDAIAKTYEASPQIQIGNISANTQVSGTLGNLQTVVEVQAPAATYPAQLEVAIDNSGVVRLQDAVAKVAGGTITATGKLVDNRWQGVVDANGIELSSFPQVPPQYQQGTVNGKFNLAGTTDSFQLADIQATGQARLNLAESSVNLRDIQLNNGRWQAVANASRIPLSRIAENIQGQVTNANLRLSGKTDSFQLADIQAVGQASVNVASGTLNLNNIRLNNGRWQAVANASQIQLNTLSENLRGRLSGRVGLTGTVASFQPSAIQAAGQVRLSQGLAQLQQPLTAQFQWNGEQLRIVQATTPGLKAAGTVAISFADTTTPQVQNFNLDLLAQNYNLQNLPFDLPGNLAIAGTLDFDGTVTGTPSTPVASGNIQLENFKVNDLAFDPVLTGQVSYQPEQGSQLQLRGQQDQIALNLSPDNRPISFLIRRDGTVATGRTQGDNLLVNLRDFPLSVAQSLIPGGTRNIGPVAGDLSGNFVVNLSESSVIGDVAITQPKIGRFTADEFRGRIGFANGIASLSEGELRQGQGRYQLSGKFPTTGNQPLNFQLSFDQARVENILSALNIYNFSDIATGFEPPDFVGAEALATVPVGRPNASLATQLQLFNKISNLVTQQQQQQQQARIPTLAELSGLINGQIEVTGTLQTGLNTSFNLTGSNWVWGDYKINEVVANGSFADGVVRLQPLRVNLDGSLLAFSGQLSQEQLSGQARVQALPVELVEAFLPNLPVEVTGNLNALVTLAGSLNNPTAIGEIALVDGSINNQSIQTAQVSLNYNNARLNFGSTISVKGTGTEPVEITGNVPLELPFATVKPDSDQISLNANVKNEGLAVLNALTNQVSWVGGEGNVNLQVDGTFSQPNTTGIATVRNATLKSPNLSQPLTDVTGTIRFAGDRFNVEGLQGRYSRGQLIASGILPIFATQNALQQAATNPLTVVLDNLRLNLPQLYAGGVSGNVVIRGTARSPQLSGNVRLQDGEISLNQNGKASPSTGTTPVNNSVTNSEIFLQKPATTTTNTPPKQTQNTANSSPSPSPTPINLPIEFADFRVILDDDVRVTQEPLFSFVTEGDITLNGTLANPRPQGVINLKQGQVNLFVTRFTLARGYEQTATFTPRLGLDPILDVRLVTLVPQYNRSRLPTTPTSTEINDSSANALGTFNTVRIQASVQGPASKLSENLELTSEPTRTEAEIVALLGGSFINVFGQPDATSIGIATLTNSQIFSDFQGRISQLAETIGLREFQIFPTIEPTASGESSVLSLAAEAAIGISNDISFSVSRVFYGNESFRYNLLYELSDQLVIRGSTNLTDESRAEIQYETRF is encoded by the coding sequence ATGACAGGCTCTCCTAACCCAGATAATCAACCTCAGTCTCATGACAATAGACGCTTCTGGTTCCTGCTGTTAAGCCGTACTGGTATGACTATAGGTGTGATTTTGCTAGTTGGAATTGCAGGAGGTGCGTGGTGGGCTTGGACTTTTATCAACAATAAGTTAGCACCATTAGTACAAACAAATCTTCAGCAATTACTCGGACGACCTGTGCAAGTGGGCAAAGTTGAGGATTTTTCTTGGAATAGCCTGCGATTTGGCCCATCATCAGTGCCTGCAACCCCCACAGACCCAGATAATCTTAAAACTAAAGCTGTCCAAGTACAATTTGACCCTTGGCAACTCATCACAAATCGAACTTTAAAGCTCAATGTAACTTTAGTCCAGCCTGATATTTATATAGAACAGGATCAACAAGGTCGTTGGGTAACAACAACAATTAAGCCTAGTGCAGAAGAACAGACAGGTTTTATTCAAACGGAATTGGAGGGTATTGAGGTTAAAAGTGGAGATGTCACTCTACAACCAACTTCCCAAACACAAAAACCTAAAGCTACTGTAGGATTTAATCAGGTCAATGGTGCAGCTCGTTTTCTGGAACGAAATCAACTAATTACCTTTAAACTCAATAGTCAACCCGCTAACGGTGGTGATTTACAAATTGTTGGCAATACACGCCCCAGAATTGGACAAACTAACCTCAAGATCAATGCCTCCCAATTGCTAGCATCTGATCTTTCTCGATTAGTAGAGACACCAGTAGACATCCAAGCAGGTCGTGTGAGTGGTGACTTAACAGTTCAATTACAACCTAAGCAGCCAGAAATTGCTCTTTTTGGAACCGTGGGATTAAATCAAATTACTGCACAAGTTGCTAACCTTCCCACAAAAATTTCTAACACCACAGGTCAACTCAACTTCCAAAATCAACAAATTGCCCTGGAAAACGTGACTACGCTCTACGGTAGCGTACCAGTGCAAGCACAAGGAACGATCAATACCCAGACTGGTTATAATCTCACAGCACAGGTAAAACCAGTTCAACTCAAGAATGTTTTAAACTCTTTGAATGTGAAGTTACCTGTACCTGTAGCCGGAACGGTGCAAGCCAATATCAAAGTGCAGGGGGCGCTACAAAAACCCATCGCTACAGGAACTGTTAGTACTGTCCAAGCTGCTCAAATTGATCGCCTCATTTTTAATCAAATTAGCACTGGTTTGCGGCTGACTCCCAATGAACTAGTTTTTGCTAACATCCAAGCTACTCCTAAGGTCGGAGGCAAAATTACTGGTAGTGGTCGAGTCGGTTTAGGCAATCAAAATAGAGTTGCTTTTAACTTGCAGGGGCAGAATTTACCAGGAGATGCGATCGCTAAAACCTACGAAGCATCACCCCAAATCCAAATTGGCAATATATCGGCAAACACGCAAGTTTCTGGTACTTTAGGTAACTTGCAAACAGTAGTAGAAGTGCAAGCACCTGCTGCTACCTACCCTGCACAACTGGAAGTAGCCATTGATAATTCTGGAGTTGTGCGGTTACAGGATGCTGTTGCCAAAGTGGCGGGGGGTACAATTACAGCAACAGGAAAACTGGTAGATAATCGTTGGCAAGGTGTGGTAGATGCGAATGGCATTGAGTTGAGTAGTTTTCCCCAAGTGCCACCGCAGTATCAACAAGGAACTGTCAATGGTAAATTTAATTTAGCTGGCACTACTGATTCCTTCCAACTAGCAGATATTCAAGCTACTGGGCAGGCTAGACTCAATTTAGCAGAAAGTAGCGTAAATCTTAGGGATATTCAGCTTAATAACGGTCGTTGGCAGGCAGTAGCAAATGCTTCCCGAATTCCACTGAGTCGGATTGCTGAAAATATACAAGGACAAGTCACCAATGCTAACTTGCGCCTGTCGGGAAAGACTGATTCCTTCCAACTAGCAGATATTCAGGCCGTAGGCCAGGCAAGTGTAAATGTAGCATCAGGCACATTAAACCTGAATAATATTCGCCTCAATAATGGTCGCTGGCAAGCAGTTGCGAATGCTTCCCAAATTCAACTTAATACTTTATCCGAAAATTTACGTGGTCGTCTCAGTGGCCGCGTCGGCTTAACGGGAACTGTAGCATCGTTTCAACCATCCGCCATTCAAGCAGCTGGACAAGTGCGCCTTTCTCAAGGTTTAGCCCAACTCCAACAACCACTAACAGCCCAATTCCAATGGAACGGTGAGCAGTTACGAATTGTACAGGCAACTACACCAGGTTTAAAGGCTGCGGGTACGGTGGCGATTTCCTTTGCAGACACAACCACGCCACAAGTGCAAAACTTCAATTTGGATCTATTGGCACAGAATTACAACTTGCAAAACCTGCCCTTTGATTTGCCTGGTAATTTAGCGATCGCAGGTACACTTGATTTCGATGGCACAGTCACAGGCACTCCTAGCACTCCCGTTGCCTCTGGTAATATCCAATTAGAGAACTTTAAGGTTAATGATTTAGCATTTGATCCAGTGTTAACTGGTCAGGTTAGTTACCAACCAGAACAAGGAAGCCAACTGCAACTGCGAGGTCAACAAGACCAAATTGCCTTAAACCTTAGCCCTGACAATCGCCCGATATCATTTTTAATTAGACGTGATGGCACTGTCGCCACTGGTAGAACTCAAGGAGACAATCTCCTAGTCAACCTGCGAGACTTTCCCTTATCTGTAGCGCAAAGTTTAATTCCTGGTGGTACGAGAAATATCGGGCCAGTTGCAGGAGATTTATCTGGAAATTTTGTCGTTAATTTAAGCGAATCCTCCGTTATAGGTGATGTGGCTATTACTCAACCCAAGATCGGCAGATTCACCGCCGATGAATTTCGGGGACGCATTGGTTTTGCTAATGGGATCGCCAGTCTCTCAGAAGGCGAATTGCGCCAAGGTCAAGGTCGTTACCAACTCAGTGGTAAATTCCCGACTACAGGTAATCAACCCTTAAATTTTCAACTTAGCTTCGACCAAGCCAGAGTAGAGAACATATTATCTGCACTCAATATCTATAACTTTTCAGACATTGCCACTGGTTTTGAACCTCCAGACTTTGTTGGTGCAGAAGCACTTGCTACCGTCCCTGTCGGTCGACCTAATGCATCTTTGGCAACTCAATTGCAGTTGTTTAATAAAATTTCAAATTTGGTAACACAACAACAGCAGCAACAGCAACAAGCGCGAATACCAACCCTAGCAGAATTAAGCGGTCTAATAAATGGACAAATTGAAGTTACAGGCACTTTACAAACAGGGTTGAATACCAGCTTTAACCTCACAGGTTCCAACTGGGTGTGGGGTGATTATAAAATTAACGAAGTTGTTGCCAATGGCAGTTTTGCAGATGGTGTTGTGAGGTTACAACCCCTACGGGTCAATTTAGATGGATCACTCCTAGCTTTTAGTGGACAGTTGAGTCAGGAACAACTATCTGGACAAGCCCGAGTCCAAGCATTGCCTGTGGAACTAGTCGAGGCTTTTTTGCCAAACCTACCTGTAGAAGTTACGGGTAATTTGAATGCTCTTGTAACTCTAGCAGGCAGTTTAAATAATCCTACTGCCATTGGGGAGATCGCGTTGGTAGATGGCAGTATAAATAACCAATCCATCCAGACAGCACAGGTAAGTTTAAACTATAACAATGCTCGCTTAAATTTTGGTAGCACTATTTCAGTAAAGGGAACAGGTACAGAACCAGTAGAAATTACAGGTAATGTTCCATTAGAATTACCTTTTGCCACCGTCAAACCAGATAGCGACCAAATCAGCTTGAATGCAAATGTTAAAAATGAAGGCTTAGCAGTATTAAACGCGTTGACAAACCAAGTTAGTTGGGTTGGAGGTGAGGGAAACGTCAATCTGCAAGTTGATGGTACATTCAGCCAGCCCAATACTACTGGTATCGCCACAGTTAGAAACGCTACACTGAAATCTCCCAACCTCTCCCAACCGTTGACAGATGTTACAGGAACAATTCGATTTGCAGGCGATCGCTTCAACGTTGAAGGTCTACAAGGAAGATATAGTCGGGGACAATTAATAGCATCGGGTATTCTACCAATTTTTGCCACTCAGAATGCCCTCCAGCAAGCCGCGACTAATCCTCTCACTGTTGTGTTAGATAACCTCAGGCTGAATTTACCACAATTATATGCAGGAGGAGTGAGTGGGAATGTAGTAATTAGAGGCACAGCGCGATCTCCCCAACTGAGTGGAAATGTGCGACTCCAAGACGGTGAGATATCTTTAAACCAAAATGGTAAAGCTTCTCCAAGCACAGGTACAACACCTGTAAATAATTCTGTAACAAATAGCGAGATATTTCTACAAAAACCTGCGACTACAACTACAAATACTCCTCCGAAGCAGACACAAAACACAGCCAATTCTTCACCTTCTCCCAGTCCAACACCCATTAATCTACCTATAGAATTTGCAGATTTTCGGGTGATTCTAGATGATGATGTGCGCGTTACTCAAGAACCACTTTTCAGCTTTGTCACAGAAGGAGATATTACCCTCAACGGTACTTTAGCTAATCCTCGTCCGCAAGGAGTAATAAATCTCAAACAAGGTCAAGTCAATTTATTTGTGACTCGATTTACCCTAGCGCGTGGGTACGAACAAACCGCCACATTCACTCCCAGGCTGGGACTTGACCCGATTTTAGATGTGCGACTAGTCACATTGGTTCCACAATATAACAGGAGTCGTTTACCGACCACACCTACATCGACCGAGATTAACGATTCTTCTGCCAATGCCTTGGGTACTTTCAACACTGTTCGCATTCAAGCTAGTGTGCAAGGGCCTGCCAGTAAATTATCTGAGAATTTGGAATTAACTAGTGAACCTACTCGTACAGAAGCAGAAATTGTTGCCTTATTGGGAGGTTCTTTTATCAACGTCTTTGGTCAGCCTGATGCAACCAGTATCGGCATTGCTACTCTAACTAACTCTCAGATATTTTCTGACTTTCAAGGCAGAATTAGTCAACTGGCTGAGACAATTGGTTTAAGAGAATTCCAAATTTTTCCGACTATTGAACCTACAGCCAGTGGAGAAAGTTCAGTACTGAGTTTAGCAGCGGAGGCAGCAATTGGTATTTCTAACGATATTTCTTTTTCAGTATCACGGGTTTTTTATGGCAACGAATCCTTCCGTTACAACTTGCTTTATGAACTCAGCGATCAACTAGTTATCAGAGGTTCCACCAATTTAACTGATGAAAGTCGAGCAGAAATTCAGTACGAAACAAGATTTTAA
- a CDS encoding TspO/MBR family protein, whose product MKARWMITVVSAALFFGGSLFTSLRDPWFQSLRRPEWLTFEFLIPFIWIFIWICTTISAILVWERSSKRFRPWLLMGMYAAIAILTSAYSPIVVEFRSLIGGMIVGGLATVLVYILALLVKPISQTASWLFLPYALWGPIGTYLTWVLIQLNF is encoded by the coding sequence ATGAAAGCTCGATGGATGATTACTGTGGTCTCAGCAGCGTTATTTTTTGGCGGTAGCTTATTTACATCTTTACGCGATCCCTGGTTTCAGAGTTTGCGACGTCCTGAATGGCTAACTTTTGAGTTTTTAATTCCATTTATTTGGATATTTATTTGGATTTGCACCACAATCTCTGCAATTCTAGTATGGGAGAGAAGCTCCAAAAGGTTTCGTCCTTGGTTATTGATGGGGATGTATGCAGCGATCGCCATTCTGACTTCAGCTTACAGTCCTATCGTAGTAGAATTTCGCAGCTTGATTGGTGGAATGATTGTAGGCGGCTTAGCAACAGTTCTCGTTTATATTTTGGCTTTGCTAGTAAAGCCAATTTCTCAGACTGCTTCCTGGCTATTTTTACCTTACGCTCTTTGGGGTCCTATAGGCACTTACCTGACATGGGTTTTGATTCAACTTAATTTTTAA